Proteins encoded together in one Triticum dicoccoides isolate Atlit2015 ecotype Zavitan chromosome 7B, WEW_v2.0, whole genome shotgun sequence window:
- the LOC119342201 gene encoding uncharacterized protein LOC119342201 isoform X2 has protein sequence MSGEDVRKVSRQDIQLVQNLIERCLQLYMNQKEVIDTLSLEAKIEPSFTELVWQKLEEENREFFKAYYLRLMLKNQITAFNKLLEDQFQLMNKDYSSGIPSMPLTNGSNSTTLKQNSCFLPESGPMSAMPNGAMRNGSSGGLVNGTSSGDQSIYGGKNIHGPHSGMDASTSVLPAQNASALLYGADNNGTTIKTESSYSSNADFAFCGNAFLESCQSIGDASGGSFSSSELNGQPLNDALLDMESSSFGFLSQIPRNFSFSDLTEGFNQNTEVLENYGRSPFLSSEPNNFSDSTGGEHTG, from the exons atGTCGGGGGAGGACGTCCGCAAGGTCTCTCGCCAGGACATACAGCTC GTCCAGAATCTCATTGAGCGCTGTCTCCAGCTGTATATGAACCAGAAAGAAGTGATTGATACCCTCTCCCTTGAGGCCAAGATAGAACCGAGCTTTACTGAACTTG TTTGGCAAAAACTTGAGGAAGAGAACCGTGAATTTTTCAAGGCATACTATTTGAGGCTGATGCTTAAGAATCAAATAACGGCCTTCAACAAGCTTCTTGAGGATCAGTTCCAGCTTATGAACAAAGACTATTCTTCAGGGATCCCTTCTATGCCTCTTACCAATGGCTCCAACTCCACAACAT TGAAGCAAAACTCGTGCTTTTTACCAGAGTCTGGTCCCATGTCTGCAATGCCAAATGGTGCGATGCGCAACGGAAGTTCAGGTGGTTTAGTAAATGGAACATCATCTGGTGATCAGTCAATTTATGGTGGTAAAAACATTCACGGTCCTCACAGTGGTATGGATGCTTCAACCAGCGTGCTACCAGCCCAGAATGCATCTGCTCTGCTTTATGGTGCAGATAATAATGGTACAACAATAAAGACAGAGTCAAGCTATTCGAGCAACGCTGATTTTGCTTTCTGTGGGAACGCTTTCCTTGAATCATGCCAATCAATTGGCGATGCCTCGGGTGGTTCCTTTAGCAGCTCAGAGTTGAACGGGCAACCACTGAATGATGCACTTTTGGATATGGAGTCATCGTCATTTGGCTTCTTGAGCCAGATTCCCCGGAATTTCAGTTTTTCAGACTTAACAGAGGGGTTCAACCAAAATACAG AAGTATTGGAGAATTATGGCAGGTCACCATTTCTATCTTCTGAGCCAAATAACTTCTCAGATTCTACAGGTGGAGAACATACAG GCTGA
- the LOC119342201 gene encoding uncharacterized protein LOC119342201 isoform X3: MSGEDVRKVQNLIERCLQLYMNQKEVIDTLSLEAKIEPSFTELVWQKLEEENREFFKAYYLRLMLKNQITAFNKLLEDQFQLMNKDYSSGIPSMPLTNGSNSTTLKQNSCFLPESGPMSAMPNGAMRNGSSGGLVNGTSSGDQSIYGGKNIHGPHSGMDASTSVLPAQNASALLYGADNNGTTIKTESSYSSNADFAFCGNAFLESCQSIGDASGGSFSSSELNGQPLNDALLDMESSSFGFLSQIPRNFSFSDLTEGFNQNTEVLENYGRSPFLSSEPNNFSDSTGGEHTG; the protein is encoded by the exons atGTCGGGGGAGGACGTCCGCAAG GTCCAGAATCTCATTGAGCGCTGTCTCCAGCTGTATATGAACCAGAAAGAAGTGATTGATACCCTCTCCCTTGAGGCCAAGATAGAACCGAGCTTTACTGAACTTG TTTGGCAAAAACTTGAGGAAGAGAACCGTGAATTTTTCAAGGCATACTATTTGAGGCTGATGCTTAAGAATCAAATAACGGCCTTCAACAAGCTTCTTGAGGATCAGTTCCAGCTTATGAACAAAGACTATTCTTCAGGGATCCCTTCTATGCCTCTTACCAATGGCTCCAACTCCACAACAT TGAAGCAAAACTCGTGCTTTTTACCAGAGTCTGGTCCCATGTCTGCAATGCCAAATGGTGCGATGCGCAACGGAAGTTCAGGTGGTTTAGTAAATGGAACATCATCTGGTGATCAGTCAATTTATGGTGGTAAAAACATTCACGGTCCTCACAGTGGTATGGATGCTTCAACCAGCGTGCTACCAGCCCAGAATGCATCTGCTCTGCTTTATGGTGCAGATAATAATGGTACAACAATAAAGACAGAGTCAAGCTATTCGAGCAACGCTGATTTTGCTTTCTGTGGGAACGCTTTCCTTGAATCATGCCAATCAATTGGCGATGCCTCGGGTGGTTCCTTTAGCAGCTCAGAGTTGAACGGGCAACCACTGAATGATGCACTTTTGGATATGGAGTCATCGTCATTTGGCTTCTTGAGCCAGATTCCCCGGAATTTCAGTTTTTCAGACTTAACAGAGGGGTTCAACCAAAATACAG AAGTATTGGAGAATTATGGCAGGTCACCATTTCTATCTTCTGAGCCAAATAACTTCTCAGATTCTACAGGTGGAGAACATACAG GCTGA
- the LOC119342202 gene encoding thylakoid lumenal 16.5 kDa protein, chloroplastic-like has translation MVPMVTEAWTLAGCGGAAASKPLPAQEVPVLPHPTAKKPASSRGVAVASSAGQDGRRDAAVVGRRRGIASCLLAALALAGSSSGGAARAAILEADDDLELLERVKEDKKKRLQKQGIISSSAAETGYLQDLVYKLSKVGQAIDKDDLAAAGDVLGPAPDAPWVQNVNAAFSKFSSSSEEKSAVDSFNSSLSSLFTSVSKSDINSSKSAFVSSATALEKWVELAGLTGKLKGF, from the exons ATGGTGCCCATGGTCACCGAGGCGTGGACGCTCGCCgggtgcggcggggcggcggcgtccaaGCCTTTGCCTGCTCAGGAGGTCCCCGTGCTACCGCATCCTACCGCCAAGAAACCCGCCTCGTCGAGAGGGGTGGCCGTGGCGAGCAGCGCAGGCCAGGACGGCCGGCGCGATGCCGCCGTCGTCGGGAGGCGCCGCGGCATCGCGTCGTGCCTGCTGGCCGCGCTCGCGCTGGCCGGCTCCTCCTCAGGCGGCGCCGCTCGGGCCGCCATCCTGGAGGCGGACGACGACCTGGAGCTGCTGGAGCGCGTCAAGGAGGACAAGAAGAAGCGGCTCCAGAAGCAGGGGATCATCAGCTCCTCCGCCGCGGAGACAG GGTACCTGCAGGACCTGGTGTACAAGCTGAGCAAGGTGGGGCAGGCCATTGACAAGgacgacctcgccgccgccggcgacgtccTCGGCCCCGCCCCCGACGCGCCGTGGGTGCAGAACGTCAATGCAGCTTTCTCCAAG TTCAGCTCGAGCAGTGAGGAGAAGAGCGCGGTCGACAGCTTCAACTCCTCGCTGTCCTCCTTATTCACATCAG TGAGCAAGAGCGACATCAACTCGTCCAAGTCGGCGTTCGTGTCGTCGGCGACGGCGCTGGAGAAATGGGTGGAGCTGGCCGGGCTCACCGGCAAGCTCAAGGGCTTCTGA
- the LOC119342199 gene encoding pentatricopeptide repeat-containing protein At4g21065-like encodes MPRAPWPTPRSVRQATELHALLTASGRLLHQPSAAHLLNSLASCTSPGDPLHLRYALSLFDRMPCSTFLFDTALRACFRASSGPVHPILLYRRMRRGGVPPDAFTFHFLFKCCARGGAHVLLCRMLHAACFRTMLPSAVPLIASPLIHMYAELGLPGDARWAFDEASVKDAVAWTTVISGLAKTGLLDDARRLLARAPARNVVAWTGLISGYSRAGRAAEAVDCFNRMLSDGIAPDEVTVIGVLSACAQLKDLDFGCSLHMLVGDKRMLMSNKLVVALIDMYAKCGDIGRAREVFDALGRGRGPQPWNAMIDGYCKVGHVDIARSLFDQMEDHDIITFNSLITGYIHGGRLREALLLFTKMRRHGLRADNFTLVGLLTASASLGALPQGRALHACIEQRLVERDVYLGTALLDMYMKCGRVEEATVAFKQMSVRDVHTWSAMIGGLAFNGMGMAALEHFFWMKCDGFHANSVTYIAVLTACSHSCLLDEGRLYFDEMRLVHNIRPQIEHYGCMIDLLGRSGLLDEAMDLVRSMPMQPNAVIWGSILSACRVHKNVDLARNAADHLLKLEPAEDAVYVQMYNIYIDSRQWEDASKIRRLMEERGVKKTAGYSSIAVAGQVHKFIVGDRSHPRIMEIIVTLDEIRRRLKSVGYSPITSQITVDVDEEEKEQALLAHSEKLAIAFGLISLAPNLPVHIIKNLRVCEDCHSAIKLISRLWNREIIVRDRSRFHHFRGGACSCNDFW; translated from the coding sequence ATGCCCCGGGCGCCATGGCCAACCCCTCGCTCCGTCCGGCAGGCCACGGAGCTCCACGCCCTCCTCACCgcttccggccgcctcctccaccagcCCTCCGCCGCGCACCTCCTCAACTCCCTCGCCAGCTGCACTTCCCCCGGCGACCCGCTCCACCTCCGCTACGCGCTCAGCCTGTTCGACCGAATGCCCTGCTCCACCTTCCTCTTCGACACCGCGCTCCGCGCCTGCTTCCGCGCCTCCTCGGGACCCGTGCACCCAATCCTCCTCTACCGGCGGATGCGCCGCGGGGGCGTGCCCCCGGACGCCTTCACGTTCCACTTCCTCTTCAAGTGCTGCGCCCGCGGCGGCGCGCACGTCCTCCTGTGCCGGATGCTGCACGCCGCGTGCTTCCGTACCATGCTCCCCTCCGCCGTGCCGCTCATTGCGAGCCCTCTCATCCATATGTACGCTGAGCTTGGGCTCCCGGGCGATGCCCGCTGGGCTTTCGACGAGGCTTCCGTGAAGGACGCGGTTGCTTGGACGACGGTCATCAGTGGGCTGGCCAAGACGGGGCTGCTCGATGATGCGCGGCGCCTTCTGGCGCGGGCTCCGGCGAGGAACGTGGTCGCTTGGACTGGTTTGATTTCAGGCTACTCGCGTGCTGGTCGGGCCGCTGAGGCTGTGGATTGCTTCAACCGCATGCTTTCTGATGGCATTGCACCAGATGAGGTTACCGTGATTGGCGTGCTCTCGGCATGTGCTCAGCTGAAGGATTTGGATTTTGGATGCTCACTGCACATGCTGGTTGGGGACAAGAGGATGTTGATGAGTAACAAACTTGTAGTTGCGCTCATCGACATGTATGCCAAGTGTGGTGACATTGGCCGTGCAAGGGAGGTTTTTGATGCTTTAGGTAGGGGCCGAGGACCCCAGCCATGGAATGCTATGATTGATGGATACTGCAAGGTAGGCCATGTTGACATTGCACGCTCTCTGTTTGATCAGATGGAGGACCATGACATCATCACATTTAACTCGTTGATCACTGGGTACATCCATGGTGGCCGGCTTAGAGAAGCGCTACTTCTTTTCACGAAGATGAGGAGACATGGTTTGCGTGCTGATAATTTTACCTTGGTGGGCCTTCTAACTGCTTCAGCAAGTTTAGGTGCATTGCCACAGGGCAGGGCCTTGCACGCTTGCATTGAGCAGAGGCTGGTGGAAAGAGATGTTTACCTCGGTACTGCACTCTTGGACATGTACATGAAGTGTGGGAGGGTGGAAGAGGCGACTGTTGCTTTCAAACAGATGAGTGTGAGAGATGTTCACACTTGGAGCGCCATGATTGGAGGTCTCGCATTCAATGGGATGGGTATGGCTGCTCTGGAGCACTTCTTCTGGATGAAGTGTGATGGCTTTCATGCCAATTCAGTTACATACATTGCTGTTCTGACTGCATGTAGTCATTCATGCCTACTGGATGAAGGCCGTCTGTATTTCGACGAGATGAGATTGGTGCACAATATACGCCCCCAAATTGAGCACTATGGCTGCATGATAGATTTGCTGGGTCGCAGTGGACTTCTGGATGAAGCTATGGATCTTGTGCGGTCCATGCCAATGCAGCCAAATGCTGTGATATGGGGCTCCATCTTGAGTGCTTGTAGAGTCCACAAGAACGTCGATCTAGCTCGAAATGCTGCAGATCATCTTCTGAAGCTAGAGCCAGCTGAGGATGCTGTCTATGTCCAGATGTACAACATTTACATTGATTCTAGACAATGGGAAGATGCATCAAAAATAAGGAGATTGATGGAAGAAAGGGGTGTGAAGAAGACTGCAGGTTACAGCTCGATTGCCGTGGCTGGGCAGGTGCATAAGTTTATAGTTGGTGACCGATCGCATCCACGCATAATGGAGATTATTGTAACGTTGGACGAGATTAGACGCAGGTTAAAGTCAGTAGGATATTCACCTATCACGTCGCAGATAACAGTGGATGTCGATGAGGAAGAGAAAGAACAGGCACTTTTAGCACACAGTGAGAAATTGGCCATTGCATTTGGCCTCATTAGTCTAGCACCAAACCTGCCTGTTCATATCATAAAGAATCTCCGGGTCTGCGAGGACTGCCACTCTGCAATCAAGTTGATCTCAAGGCTTTGGAACCGGGAAATCATTGTGAGAGACCGGAGTCGGTTCCATCACTTCAGGGGCGGAGCATGTTCTTGCAATGATTTTTGGTGA
- the LOC119342201 gene encoding uncharacterized protein LOC119342201 isoform X1, producing MGLVVQGRESDGASQCGGVQGDGYIAASLASPLQKLVQNLIERCLQLYMNQKEVIDTLSLEAKIEPSFTELVWQKLEEENREFFKAYYLRLMLKNQITAFNKLLEDQFQLMNKDYSSGIPSMPLTNGSNSTTLKQNSCFLPESGPMSAMPNGAMRNGSSGGLVNGTSSGDQSIYGGKNIHGPHSGMDASTSVLPAQNASALLYGADNNGTTIKTESSYSSNADFAFCGNAFLESCQSIGDASGGSFSSSELNGQPLNDALLDMESSSFGFLSQIPRNFSFSDLTEGFNQNTEVLENYGRSPFLSSEPNNFSDSTGGEHTG from the exons ATGGGTTTAGTGGTGCAGGGAAGGGAATCGGATGGAGCATCTCAGTGTGGTGGGGTACAGGGGGATGGATACATCGCAGCATCGCTGGCAAGTCCACTGCAGAAACTG GTCCAGAATCTCATTGAGCGCTGTCTCCAGCTGTATATGAACCAGAAAGAAGTGATTGATACCCTCTCCCTTGAGGCCAAGATAGAACCGAGCTTTACTGAACTTG TTTGGCAAAAACTTGAGGAAGAGAACCGTGAATTTTTCAAGGCATACTATTTGAGGCTGATGCTTAAGAATCAAATAACGGCCTTCAACAAGCTTCTTGAGGATCAGTTCCAGCTTATGAACAAAGACTATTCTTCAGGGATCCCTTCTATGCCTCTTACCAATGGCTCCAACTCCACAACAT TGAAGCAAAACTCGTGCTTTTTACCAGAGTCTGGTCCCATGTCTGCAATGCCAAATGGTGCGATGCGCAACGGAAGTTCAGGTGGTTTAGTAAATGGAACATCATCTGGTGATCAGTCAATTTATGGTGGTAAAAACATTCACGGTCCTCACAGTGGTATGGATGCTTCAACCAGCGTGCTACCAGCCCAGAATGCATCTGCTCTGCTTTATGGTGCAGATAATAATGGTACAACAATAAAGACAGAGTCAAGCTATTCGAGCAACGCTGATTTTGCTTTCTGTGGGAACGCTTTCCTTGAATCATGCCAATCAATTGGCGATGCCTCGGGTGGTTCCTTTAGCAGCTCAGAGTTGAACGGGCAACCACTGAATGATGCACTTTTGGATATGGAGTCATCGTCATTTGGCTTCTTGAGCCAGATTCCCCGGAATTTCAGTTTTTCAGACTTAACAGAGGGGTTCAACCAAAATACAG AAGTATTGGAGAATTATGGCAGGTCACCATTTCTATCTTCTGAGCCAAATAACTTCTCAGATTCTACAGGTGGAGAACATACAG GCTGA